A genomic window from Glaciihabitans sp. INWT7 includes:
- a CDS encoding UvrD-helicase domain-containing protein: MVDRELQHEQQYVASLYARLDALQREAEQQLDAVRLLDVGGNHQGRSERDTFARIYEDRILQLREVDERLAFGRLEFEPEAAGGADDGTDGSVFRYIGRIGLRDEDLQPLLLDWRVPQASAFYQATAATPLGARARRHLLSKGRNIIRIEDEIFDSELLESANTELQGEGALLAALTAQRTGRMSDIVATIQGEQDRIIRSELKGVLVVQGGPGTGKTAVALHRAAYLLYSHRDRLRNSGVLIVGPSRSFLQYIEAVLPSLGETGVVLASVGQLYPDVEATREDAPATAAIKGRAAMAGLIARAVRSRQRVPSAPQDLDVNGDRVTLDPRLIASAIGRARESNKSHNEARVVFVKNALGALSRQWLTQLQDAGNSMDDTDLPMLREDLRSAEDVRVALNTAWLPLTPQKFLQDLYARPQWLAELTPGWSDSERALLHRDRDAEFTIADIPLLDEAAEHLGEYSVADAAQKREAKQQRKRDIENAEHAIENMQVGGLVNAKSLADNFAELGDRATTAERAAADRSWTYGHVVVDEAQELSPMQWRLLLRRGPQRSFTIVGDIAQAASAAAASNWKDALEPLLADSPESDRWRLEELTVNYRTPSQIAAAAESMAIANGLHVTESRAVRSSEWPITVVADAVEAVRIDRAADGTGGTLAVIVLESGIRELTDRLTAEFGDAVGLGSIGLVRDIAVITPQEAKGLEFDSVVVVDPAAILAASERGAGALYVAMTRATQRLTLVAEGELPAGIDLPFE, from the coding sequence GTGGTCGACCGTGAACTCCAGCATGAGCAGCAGTATGTAGCCAGCCTGTATGCGCGTCTCGACGCGCTCCAGCGGGAGGCGGAGCAGCAGCTCGACGCGGTGCGTCTTTTGGACGTCGGCGGCAATCACCAGGGGCGGTCCGAGCGAGACACTTTCGCGCGCATCTACGAAGACCGCATCCTGCAACTCCGTGAGGTAGACGAGCGTCTGGCCTTCGGTCGCCTCGAGTTCGAACCCGAGGCCGCCGGGGGAGCGGACGACGGCACCGATGGCTCGGTGTTCCGCTACATCGGCCGCATCGGTCTGCGCGACGAAGACCTCCAACCCCTCTTGCTCGACTGGCGGGTGCCGCAGGCGAGTGCGTTCTACCAGGCCACCGCCGCGACGCCGCTCGGTGCTAGAGCCCGCCGGCACCTCCTCTCCAAGGGGCGCAACATCATCCGGATCGAAGATGAGATCTTCGACTCCGAGCTGCTCGAGAGCGCGAACACCGAGCTGCAGGGCGAGGGGGCCCTCCTCGCCGCGCTCACCGCCCAGCGCACCGGGCGCATGTCTGACATCGTCGCCACGATCCAGGGCGAACAGGACCGCATCATCCGCTCCGAACTCAAGGGAGTGCTCGTGGTGCAGGGCGGTCCGGGCACCGGTAAGACGGCGGTCGCCCTTCACCGCGCCGCCTACCTGCTCTATTCGCATCGCGATCGGCTGCGCAATTCCGGAGTGCTCATCGTGGGCCCCTCCCGATCGTTTCTGCAGTACATCGAGGCGGTGCTTCCCTCGCTCGGCGAGACCGGCGTGGTGCTCGCGAGTGTCGGGCAGCTCTACCCCGATGTGGAGGCGACACGGGAGGACGCCCCCGCCACCGCCGCAATCAAGGGCCGGGCGGCAATGGCCGGGTTGATCGCGCGCGCGGTGCGCTCACGCCAGCGCGTGCCATCCGCCCCGCAGGATCTCGATGTGAACGGCGATCGGGTGACCCTGGATCCCCGTCTCATCGCCAGCGCGATCGGACGAGCCCGCGAGAGCAACAAGTCCCACAACGAGGCCCGGGTCGTCTTCGTGAAGAACGCGCTCGGTGCTCTCTCCCGCCAGTGGCTCACCCAGCTGCAGGACGCCGGCAACTCCATGGATGACACCGACCTGCCGATGCTGCGAGAAGACCTGAGATCGGCCGAAGACGTGCGTGTCGCACTGAACACCGCCTGGTTGCCCTTGACCCCGCAGAAATTCCTGCAGGACCTCTACGCCCGGCCGCAGTGGCTCGCCGAACTGACCCCGGGATGGAGCGACTCCGAGCGGGCGCTGCTCCACCGCGATCGGGATGCCGAGTTCACGATCGCGGATATTCCGCTGCTCGACGAGGCGGCGGAACACCTGGGCGAGTACAGCGTGGCCGACGCCGCCCAGAAGCGCGAGGCCAAACAGCAACGCAAGCGCGACATCGAGAACGCGGAACACGCGATCGAGAACATGCAGGTGGGAGGACTCGTCAACGCCAAGTCCCTCGCCGACAACTTCGCCGAGCTCGGGGATCGGGCGACCACGGCCGAGCGCGCCGCCGCGGACCGCAGCTGGACCTACGGTCATGTGGTGGTGGATGAAGCCCAGGAGTTGTCGCCGATGCAGTGGCGGTTGCTGCTGAGAAGGGGTCCCCAGCGCTCGTTCACCATCGTGGGCGACATCGCCCAGGCCGCATCGGCCGCCGCGGCATCCAACTGGAAGGATGCGCTCGAACCCCTGCTCGCGGACTCTCCGGAGTCCGACCGGTGGCGGCTCGAAGAACTGACGGTCAACTACCGAACGCCGAGCCAGATCGCCGCTGCCGCGGAATCGATGGCGATCGCCAACGGTCTGCACGTGACCGAGTCGCGCGCAGTGCGCTCGAGTGAATGGCCGATCACCGTCGTCGCCGACGCCGTGGAGGCGGTGCGCATCGATCGCGCCGCGGACGGGACCGGCGGCACCCTCGCCGTGATCGTGCTCGAGTCGGGCATCCGCGAGCTGACGGATCGCCTCACGGCCGAGTTCGGCGATGCGGTGGGGCTCGGTTCGATCGGATTGGTCCGCGATATCGCCGTGATCACCCCGCAGGAGGCGAAGGGGCTCGAATTCGACTCCGTGGTCGTCGTGGATCCCGCCGCGATCCTCGCGGCGTCAGAGCGCGGGGCAGGAGCGCTCTACGTGGCGATGACCCGAGCGACCCAGCGACTCACGCTGGTCGCCGAGGGGGAGCTGCCGGCCGGCATCGACCTGCCGTTCGAATAG
- a CDS encoding DUF2510 domain-containing protein — MFEDDVTVPAGWYPDPMGLPQLRWWNNHAWTELTTEARPPLVVQTATRLAYADDELPTRRQQREQRERDEEYATLATDEGDARDAAAAHSPLNVTLREIDPPASADAELDDDVDDDDETDGDAGSGPTGSDRTEHAHTEDDHTEDDHTEDEDDAVDPGDRASSSHPTPSAHTRPAAGRQTAPLENVDTIDYDSIDYDSVSYDSGSFDSGNVDSVDGSPLAFTARPSAAGVSESFEALFQPRSAEPVRDDPAAQRERATPDSRSDGDREAYSDAFGRRGSASRLPIYTAPVWIIALVPLLLLVFSLLLLLGFGSSLNMWVTPAIWGISYLAVVILAITDRAALGRAGYEHRASWAWALLTAPVYLLARSMSLSKVGPLGFAPVLVWAALGILQIGSVLVVPGLIISALPNVFATQAEQSIASDASIIGVDLAVKCSPSLPVLVGQTFDCAATSGKDHYDLTVVLQRTNGWIDWHVSDWGYLHGAPTT, encoded by the coding sequence ATGTTCGAGGACGACGTGACAGTGCCGGCCGGCTGGTACCCGGACCCCATGGGTCTGCCCCAGCTCCGCTGGTGGAACAATCACGCCTGGACCGAACTCACCACAGAGGCCCGCCCGCCACTGGTGGTGCAGACGGCGACCCGCCTCGCCTATGCGGATGACGAGCTGCCTACCCGTCGCCAGCAGCGGGAGCAACGCGAACGCGATGAGGAATACGCCACCCTCGCCACCGACGAAGGCGATGCGAGGGATGCTGCGGCCGCCCACTCCCCGCTCAACGTGACCCTGCGGGAGATCGATCCCCCGGCATCCGCCGACGCCGAGCTCGATGACGATGTCGATGATGACGATGAGACGGATGGTGACGCCGGTTCCGGACCGACGGGCTCCGATCGCACAGAGCACGCTCACACCGAAGACGATCACACGGAAGACGATCACACCGAAGACGAGGACGACGCTGTCGACCCGGGCGATCGCGCTTCCTCCTCTCATCCGACTCCCTCTGCGCACACTCGACCGGCTGCCGGGCGTCAGACCGCACCGCTGGAGAACGTCGACACCATCGACTACGACTCGATTGACTACGACTCGGTCAGCTACGACTCGGGTAGTTTCGACTCGGGCAACGTCGACTCGGTCGATGGCTCCCCGCTCGCATTCACTGCCCGGCCTTCCGCAGCCGGCGTTTCCGAGTCCTTCGAAGCGTTGTTCCAGCCTCGTTCCGCGGAACCCGTGCGCGACGATCCCGCCGCACAGAGGGAGCGGGCGACGCCAGACTCGCGATCGGACGGGGACCGGGAGGCGTACTCCGATGCCTTCGGTCGTCGTGGTTCTGCGTCGCGGTTGCCGATCTACACCGCGCCGGTCTGGATCATCGCCCTCGTGCCCCTGCTCCTGCTCGTCTTCAGCCTGCTGCTGCTCCTCGGCTTCGGCTCCAGCCTCAACATGTGGGTCACCCCCGCGATCTGGGGCATCTCCTACCTCGCCGTCGTCATCCTCGCCATCACCGACCGCGCCGCCCTCGGACGCGCCGGATACGAACACCGCGCCAGCTGGGCCTGGGCACTGCTCACCGCCCCCGTCTACCTCCTCGCCCGCTCCATGAGCCTCTCCAAAGTCGGCCCCCTCGGATTCGCCCCCGTGCTCGTCTGGGCCGCCCTCGGCATCCTCCAAATCGGATCCGTCCTCGTCGTACCCGGCCTCATCATCTCCGCCCTCCCCAACGTCTTCGCCACCCAAGCCGAACAATCCATCGCCTCCGACGCCTCCATCATCGGCGTCGACCTCGCGGTGAAATGCTCGCCCTCGCTTCCGGTGCTCGTGGGTCAGACCTTCGATTGCGCGGCGACCAGCGGCAAGGATCACTACGACCTCACCGTGGTGCTGCAGCGCACCAACGGGTGGATCGACTGGCACGTCAGCGACTGGGGCTACCTGCATGGAGCGCCGACCACCTGA
- a CDS encoding FAD-binding oxidoreductase, with product MTFLDELRAELGDAVSTDAAVLGSLTADKSGHDSRSTPLALVTARSIDDVQSTLRLASRFGVAVVPRGAGTGLAGGAIASAGEVVLSTLSMNRILEVSVADELAVVQPGILNGDLNAALASHGLWFTPDPASRAISTVGGNIATNAGGLLCAKYGVTRESVLALKVVLADGRLLSLGHRSVKGVTGLDLTALMIGSEGTLGVIVEATVRLRPLPTAPVATIGAWFGDVVTAAAACAAITASGIRPAALELMDAAALRAIDAHLGVHLSERGNTFLILQTDGAGSAAEAADALEIIRRGGGDAELTSDPAEGEELFAIRRAFHPALEAQGTVLIEDVAVPRSALPQIFAEIAVIGERFGISIPTVAHAGDGNLHPNFVYEPAADGSVPEVIWAAAGELFAAAIRLGGTLTGEHGVGLLKRAWLRDELGDDQFELQQQVKAVFDPQGLMNPGKVY from the coding sequence ATGACCTTCCTCGACGAACTCCGCGCGGAGCTCGGTGACGCGGTGTCGACGGATGCCGCGGTGCTGGGTTCGCTCACCGCCGACAAGTCGGGCCACGACTCCCGAAGCACGCCGCTCGCCCTGGTCACGGCGCGCTCGATCGACGACGTGCAGTCAACGCTGCGTCTCGCCTCCCGATTCGGCGTCGCGGTCGTGCCGCGGGGAGCGGGCACCGGTCTGGCCGGCGGGGCGATCGCGAGCGCTGGCGAAGTCGTGCTCTCGACGCTCTCGATGAACCGCATCCTCGAGGTGTCGGTCGCCGACGAACTGGCCGTGGTGCAGCCCGGCATCCTCAACGGCGACCTGAACGCCGCGCTCGCGAGCCACGGGCTCTGGTTCACCCCCGATCCGGCGAGCCGCGCCATCTCCACGGTCGGCGGAAACATCGCAACAAACGCCGGCGGCCTGCTCTGCGCCAAGTACGGCGTGACGCGCGAATCCGTGCTCGCCCTCAAGGTGGTGCTCGCGGATGGGCGGCTTTTGAGCCTCGGACACCGCAGCGTCAAGGGGGTCACGGGCCTCGATCTCACCGCGCTGATGATCGGTTCGGAGGGAACCCTCGGCGTGATCGTCGAGGCGACCGTCCGGCTGCGGCCGCTGCCGACAGCACCGGTCGCGACGATCGGGGCGTGGTTCGGGGATGTCGTTACTGCCGCAGCAGCGTGCGCCGCGATCACCGCCTCCGGCATCCGCCCCGCCGCTCTCGAGTTGATGGATGCCGCCGCCCTCCGTGCCATCGACGCGCATCTCGGCGTGCACCTGTCAGAGCGGGGCAATACCTTCCTCATCCTGCAGACGGATGGCGCGGGCAGTGCCGCCGAGGCCGCGGACGCACTCGAGATCATCCGTCGCGGGGGAGGGGACGCCGAGCTCACGAGCGACCCGGCCGAGGGGGAGGAGCTCTTCGCGATCCGACGCGCCTTCCATCCCGCCCTCGAAGCCCAGGGCACCGTGCTGATCGAGGATGTCGCGGTGCCGCGTAGCGCGCTGCCCCAGATCTTCGCCGAGATCGCGGTCATCGGCGAACGGTTCGGAATCAGCATCCCGACCGTCGCCCATGCCGGCGATGGCAACCTGCATCCCAATTTCGTCTACGAACCCGCCGCCGACGGATCGGTGCCGGAGGTCATCTGGGCGGCCGCGGGAGAGCTCTTCGCCGCGGCGATCCGTCTTGGGGGCACCCTCACCGGCGAGCATGGGGTCGGGCTGCTCAAACGCGCCTGGTTGCGCGACGAGCTCGGAGACGACCAGTTCGAGCTGCAGCAGCAGGTGAAGGCCGTCTTCGATCCCCAGGGCCTGATGAACCCGGGCAAGGTCTACTGA
- a CDS encoding DNA-3-methyladenine glycosylase 2 family protein: MIIETPARVTSSDPQFAERYRAMSSRDVRFDGQFITGVHSTGIYCRPSCPATMPKPSNVSFYRTAAAAHEAGLRACKRCLPDAVPGSPEWNIRDDVASRAMRLIADGAVEREGVPGLARRLGYTPRHLGRVLVTELGAGPLALARAHRAQTARTLLVSSDLPIADVAFAAGFSSIRQFNETVQAVYELTPTALRLGAPRASARARATDETATQISLRLPARAPFDGAGLLAFFDAHAISGIETADAHSFTRAVRLPRGVAHLELRLDGTDAVQCTARIENIADLSTLVSRVRRLLDLDADSAAIDEALSADPAFAPLVRARPGLRLPGSLDTDETLFRTMIGQQISVASARTVLGRLSRELSATPELFPTALEIAEHGAEFLRGPATRVASILCAARAIAEGSLRLDLGMPADEFTARLTALPGIGPWTAGYLAMRVLGNPDVLLSSDLVMLASAARLGLPATARTLAAHGARWAPWRSYAGMHLWGAAGR, encoded by the coding sequence GTGATCATCGAGACCCCCGCCCGTGTGACCAGCTCCGATCCCCAGTTCGCCGAACGGTATCGCGCCATGTCGTCTCGGGATGTCCGCTTCGACGGGCAGTTCATCACCGGGGTGCACTCCACGGGAATCTACTGCCGACCCAGCTGCCCGGCGACGATGCCCAAACCATCCAACGTCAGCTTCTATCGCACGGCCGCCGCGGCCCACGAGGCGGGTCTCCGGGCGTGCAAACGATGCCTCCCCGACGCCGTTCCCGGCTCCCCCGAGTGGAACATCCGGGATGACGTCGCCTCTCGCGCCATGCGGCTCATCGCCGATGGGGCGGTCGAGCGGGAGGGCGTTCCTGGACTGGCTCGGCGGCTCGGTTACACCCCTCGCCATCTCGGTCGTGTGCTCGTCACCGAGCTCGGTGCGGGGCCGCTCGCCCTCGCCCGGGCGCATCGCGCCCAGACCGCCCGCACCCTCCTCGTGAGCTCCGACCTGCCCATCGCCGACGTGGCTTTCGCGGCCGGCTTCTCGAGCATCCGCCAGTTCAATGAGACGGTGCAGGCCGTCTATGAGCTCACGCCGACCGCGCTGCGGCTCGGTGCGCCCCGGGCCTCGGCTCGGGCACGGGCCACCGATGAGACGGCAACCCAGATCTCGCTGCGCCTGCCTGCCCGGGCTCCGTTCGACGGTGCGGGACTTCTGGCCTTCTTCGACGCTCACGCGATCTCCGGCATCGAGACGGCGGATGCGCACTCCTTCACCCGCGCCGTTCGACTGCCGCGCGGCGTCGCCCACCTCGAGCTGCGTCTCGACGGCACCGACGCGGTGCAGTGCACGGCGCGGATCGAGAACATCGCCGATCTGTCGACCCTGGTCTCCCGGGTTCGACGCCTGCTCGACCTGGATGCCGATTCGGCCGCGATCGACGAGGCGCTCTCCGCCGACCCCGCTTTCGCGCCTCTGGTGCGCGCACGTCCGGGGCTGCGACTTCCCGGCAGTCTCGACACCGACGAGACGCTGTTCCGCACCATGATCGGGCAGCAGATCTCCGTCGCTTCCGCTCGCACGGTGTTGGGACGGCTCTCCCGGGAGCTCTCTGCGACTCCCGAACTTTTTCCGACCGCCCTCGAGATCGCCGAACACGGTGCCGAATTCCTGCGGGGCCCGGCGACGAGGGTCGCGAGCATCCTCTGCGCGGCGCGGGCCATCGCTGAGGGCTCGCTGCGGCTCGATCTCGGGATGCCGGCCGACGAGTTCACCGCCCGTCTCACCGCGCTACCGGGGATCGGTCCGTGGACGGCCGGATACCTCGCCATGCGCGTGCTCGGCAACCCGGATGTGCTGCTGTCGAGCGATCTCGTGATGCTCGCGAGTGCCGCGCGCCTCGGCCTGCCTGCCACGGCGCGGACGCTCGCCGCGCACGGCGCGCGGTGGGCGCCGTGGCGCAGCTACGCGGGAATGCACCTCTGGGGGGCCGCGGGGCGCTGA
- a CDS encoding aspartate ammonia-lyase yields the protein MDGPPGSRIRTRIESDSLGSMEIPADAYWGIHTARALENFPITRRPISVYRDLIRALARVKQAAARANKELGVLDAEKADLIERVCEEIVGGALHDEFAVGVIQGGAGTSTNMNTNEVIANRGLEILGHEFGDYSHFHPIDDVNRSQSTNDVYPTAIKLAMVFGVQRLLEEHRLLTQSFARKGVEFADVLKVGRTQMQDAVPMTLGQEFSGFAHTLAEDYDRLGEIIPWLNEINMGATAIGTGITADPRYAEAVCRHLVEITGIPMETAADLIEATSDAGIFMTLSGTLKRAAVKLSKICNDLRLLSSGPQAGLGEINLPPRQAGSSIMPGKVNPVIPEVVNQVAFSVIGADATVTAAAEGGQLQLNAFEPVIAHSILQSLAWMTNACYTLRVNCVDGISANISRLAAQVESSVGVVTALTPYIGYAASASLAHTALTTNASIADLVVSAGLMSAEQVAHVLSPGRLSGLVPMTGVISVVPHVETDTE from the coding sequence ATGGACGGGCCGCCCGGGTCACGTATCCGCACGCGGATCGAAAGCGATTCCCTCGGCAGCATGGAGATCCCGGCAGATGCCTATTGGGGCATCCACACCGCCCGGGCGCTCGAGAACTTCCCCATCACTCGTCGGCCCATCTCGGTCTACCGCGACCTGATCCGCGCCCTCGCCCGGGTGAAGCAGGCGGCGGCACGTGCCAACAAGGAACTGGGCGTGCTGGATGCCGAGAAGGCCGACCTGATCGAGCGCGTCTGCGAGGAGATCGTCGGCGGTGCGCTCCACGACGAGTTCGCCGTCGGGGTGATCCAGGGCGGTGCCGGCACCTCAACGAACATGAACACCAATGAGGTGATCGCCAACCGCGGCCTCGAGATCCTCGGCCATGAATTCGGCGACTACTCGCACTTCCACCCGATCGACGATGTGAACCGAAGCCAGTCGACGAACGACGTGTATCCGACCGCGATCAAACTCGCGATGGTCTTCGGGGTGCAGCGACTACTCGAAGAGCACCGCCTGCTCACTCAGTCCTTCGCCCGCAAGGGGGTCGAGTTCGCAGACGTGCTGAAGGTGGGACGCACCCAGATGCAGGACGCCGTGCCGATGACGCTCGGCCAGGAGTTCAGCGGCTTCGCCCACACCCTCGCGGAAGACTACGACCGTCTCGGCGAGATCATCCCGTGGCTCAATGAGATCAACATGGGTGCTACCGCCATCGGCACCGGCATCACCGCCGATCCGCGCTACGCGGAAGCGGTCTGCCGTCACCTGGTGGAGATCACCGGAATCCCGATGGAGACCGCGGCCGACCTGATCGAGGCCACCTCGGACGCCGGCATCTTCATGACGCTGAGCGGCACGCTCAAGCGCGCCGCCGTGAAGCTGTCGAAGATCTGCAACGACCTCCGGCTGCTCTCCAGTGGGCCGCAGGCCGGGCTCGGCGAGATCAACCTGCCGCCTCGGCAGGCAGGCTCGTCGATTATGCCCGGCAAGGTGAACCCGGTGATTCCGGAGGTGGTGAACCAGGTCGCCTTCAGCGTGATCGGAGCGGATGCCACAGTCACCGCTGCCGCGGAAGGCGGCCAGTTGCAGCTCAATGCCTTCGAACCGGTGATCGCCCACAGCATCCTGCAGTCCCTCGCCTGGATGACCAACGCCTGCTACACGCTGCGGGTGAACTGCGTCGATGGCATCAGCGCCAACATCTCTCGGCTTGCTGCGCAGGTGGAGTCCTCGGTGGGGGTGGTGACCGCGCTCACTCCCTACATCGGCTACGCGGCATCCGCCTCCCTCGCGCACACCGCGCTCACGACGAACGCGTCGATCGCCGACCTCGTGGTCTCGGCCGGCCTGATGTCCGCGGAGCAGGTGGCCCATGTGCTCTCGCCGGGGCGCCTCAGCGGCCTCGTGCCGATGACCGGCGTGATCAGCGTGGTGCCCCATGTGGAGACCGACACCGAGTAG
- a CDS encoding ribokinase, producing the protein MNESTIARSDVTILGSANLDIVFGVDRIPSPGETLLAASSERYPGGKGLNQAVAAARSGASTSFIGALGSDDAGELLAATMAEAAIDSARVRRQSAPTGQAFIVVDQSGENTIIVASGANASVTTLEPQDIELLSRTDVLLMQLELPFSVVTEAAATARDLGCVVMLNAAPAHGLSEAVFGCLDVLIVNEYEARIVGGSDDLAEASRRLAARVPRLIVTLGSAGSALYQHGAEVARIAAPRVTSVDATGAGDTFCGAFAAAIAEGQPFEAAARFATAAAALSVQTIGAVPSVPMRAQVDDALNASAT; encoded by the coding sequence ATGAACGAATCGACGATCGCCCGCAGTGACGTCACGATCCTCGGCAGCGCGAATCTCGACATCGTGTTCGGTGTCGATCGCATTCCCTCCCCGGGGGAGACCCTGCTGGCCGCATCGTCCGAGCGTTACCCGGGGGGCAAGGGACTCAATCAGGCGGTGGCCGCCGCACGGTCCGGGGCATCCACGAGCTTCATCGGAGCACTCGGCAGCGATGACGCGGGCGAGCTGCTCGCGGCCACGATGGCGGAGGCGGCGATCGACAGTGCCCGGGTGCGGCGGCAGAGCGCGCCGACCGGTCAGGCCTTCATCGTTGTGGATCAGTCCGGCGAGAACACGATCATCGTGGCCTCCGGCGCCAATGCGAGTGTCACCACGCTCGAGCCCCAGGACATCGAGTTGCTGTCGAGAACCGACGTGTTGCTCATGCAGCTGGAGCTCCCCTTCTCCGTCGTCACCGAGGCGGCGGCGACTGCCCGCGACCTCGGCTGCGTGGTGATGCTCAACGCCGCGCCCGCCCACGGCCTCTCCGAGGCGGTGTTCGGTTGCCTCGATGTGCTCATCGTCAACGAGTACGAGGCCCGTATCGTCGGGGGCTCGGATGATCTTGCTGAGGCGTCCCGTCGGCTTGCCGCCCGCGTGCCCCGGCTCATCGTCACCCTCGGTTCGGCAGGGTCGGCGCTCTACCAGCACGGTGCCGAGGTCGCTCGGATCGCCGCCCCCCGGGTCACCTCGGTGGACGCGACCGGCGCGGGCGATACCTTCTGCGGTGCATTCGCCGCTGCGATCGCGGAGGGGCAGCCCTTCGAGGCGGCAGCACGCTTCGCCACCGCGGCCGCCGCACTCTCGGTGCAGACTATTGGCGCAGTACCTTCCGTGCCGATGAGGGCGCAGGTCGACGATGCGTTGAATGCGAGTGCAACATGA
- a CDS encoding PrsW family intramembrane metalloprotease yields MTDPVFEAAPSIARNADPVVAQEGDRAVTTPVRRKGSIIALAALGFAVLTLVMLLVAWYLLAVLGPTALLVALVLAAIPLVGVLFFIHWIDRWEPEPRGALLFALLWGAGASVLIALVFSGVTQHYESLAGLTGSGVATFFETVVQAPVIEEFAKGLGILLILWVMRRTFDGPVDGVVYAATIAIGFAFTENLQYFGLAINQDGGLGTDVAQTFLLRAILSPFAHVMFTACTGVLLGLAARRTGRLGAIGYFLLGLVPAVLLHAFWNSASYWATDWFRYYFVVQVPLFVLAIAGITRLRRHEQRLTHVRLSEYAAVGWFTESEVNLLTTGAGRQRAITWATRQGLGRPYRRFVRDATRLAFARERLVNGREGIGASLDEAALLEAIGQDRRALAALPPLQ; encoded by the coding sequence ATGACTGATCCCGTCTTCGAAGCGGCGCCGTCGATCGCGAGGAACGCCGACCCGGTCGTCGCGCAGGAAGGTGACCGCGCCGTCACCACGCCGGTGCGCCGGAAGGGGAGCATCATCGCGCTCGCGGCTCTGGGTTTCGCGGTGCTCACGCTCGTCATGCTGCTCGTGGCGTGGTACCTGCTTGCCGTGCTCGGCCCGACGGCCCTGCTCGTGGCCCTGGTGCTCGCGGCGATCCCGCTCGTCGGCGTGCTGTTCTTCATCCACTGGATCGACCGTTGGGAGCCGGAACCGCGGGGGGCGCTGCTGTTCGCGCTGCTGTGGGGCGCCGGCGCGTCAGTGCTGATCGCCCTCGTCTTCTCCGGCGTCACCCAGCACTACGAGTCACTCGCCGGCCTCACCGGATCCGGAGTCGCCACCTTCTTCGAGACGGTCGTGCAGGCTCCCGTCATCGAGGAATTCGCCAAGGGGCTCGGCATCCTGTTGATCCTGTGGGTGATGCGCCGCACCTTCGACGGGCCGGTGGACGGGGTCGTCTATGCGGCGACCATCGCCATCGGTTTCGCTTTCACCGAGAACCTGCAGTATTTCGGTCTGGCGATCAACCAGGACGGCGGACTGGGCACCGACGTCGCCCAGACCTTCCTGCTTCGCGCCATCCTCTCGCCGTTCGCTCACGTGATGTTCACCGCGTGCACGGGGGTGCTGCTCGGTCTGGCCGCCCGGCGCACCGGTCGTCTCGGGGCGATCGGTTACTTCCTGCTCGGACTCGTGCCTGCGGTGCTGCTCCATGCGTTTTGGAACAGCGCGAGCTATTGGGCCACCGACTGGTTCCGCTACTACTTCGTCGTGCAGGTGCCACTGTTCGTTCTGGCGATCGCCGGCATCACTCGACTGCGTCGTCACGAACAGCGGCTCACTCATGTGCGTCTCTCCGAGTACGCGGCAGTCGGTTGGTTCACCGAATCCGAAGTCAACCTGCTGACAACTGGGGCCGGGCGGCAGCGCGCGATCACCTGGGCGACTCGCCAGGGGCTCGGTCGCCCGTACCGCCGTTTCGTGCGGGACGCCACCCGGCTGGCCTTCGCGAGGGAGCGGCTGGTCAATGGTCGCGAGGGCATCGGAGCGAGCCTCGACGAGGCGGCGCTCCTCGAAGCGATCGGGCAAGACCGGCGCGCACTGGCCGCCCTTCCGCCGCTGCAGTAG